A genomic window from Candidatus Rokuibacteriota bacterium includes:
- a CDS encoding PEP-CTERM sorting domain-containing protein has product MLGLLSLTAEAAVDVIPQSALIPSTTYYTDAIGGGIGAAVAWNGGVPRSADPIRNDDAFRGPIPLGFSLSFFGSTYTEFFANNNGNISFTGGISAFTPTGPQGASQPIISPFFADVDTRNAASGLMHLRTDIPNEIIVTWDAVGYFGSHADKLDSFQLIVRGPDFVIPPGEGSIGFWWKDMQWETGDASGGTGGFGGTPAAVGFGDGLSNGKVLEGSIEPLISSVVRNHHIWFDPTLTPVCGVPGTPPCGDGSVPGPATLILLGAGLAGLGAIKRVYRRT; this is encoded by the coding sequence CTGCTCGGCCTCCTGAGCCTGACAGCTGAGGCCGCGGTCGATGTCATCCCGCAGAGCGCGCTCATCCCGTCCACGACGTATTACACCGACGCAATCGGAGGCGGGATTGGCGCTGCCGTGGCATGGAACGGTGGCGTGCCGCGCTCGGCGGATCCGATCCGCAACGACGACGCCTTCAGGGGACCGATCCCGCTCGGGTTCTCCCTGTCCTTTTTCGGTAGCACCTATACCGAATTCTTCGCCAACAACAACGGCAATATCAGCTTCACCGGGGGCATCTCCGCCTTCACCCCGACCGGGCCCCAGGGGGCGAGCCAGCCGATCATCTCCCCGTTCTTCGCCGATGTCGACACCAGGAATGCCGCGAGCGGGCTCATGCATCTCCGCACCGACATCCCGAACGAGATCATCGTGACCTGGGATGCGGTCGGCTACTTCGGCTCGCATGCCGACAAGCTCGACTCCTTCCAGCTGATCGTGCGTGGACCCGACTTCGTCATCCCCCCCGGGGAAGGGTCCATCGGCTTCTGGTGGAAGGACATGCAGTGGGAGACGGGTGATGCCAGCGGCGGCACGGGCGGCTTCGGCGGCACCCCGGCGGCCGTCGGTTTCGGCGACGGCCTGAGCAATGGGAAGGTCCTGGAGGGGTCGATCGAGCCCCTGATCTCCTCGGTAGTGAGGAACCATCACATCTGGTTCGACCCGACCCTCACGCCTGTCTGCGGGGTGCCGGGAACGCCTCCATGCGGGGATGGCAGCGTTCCCGGGCCCGCGACGCTGATCCTGCTGGGTGCCGGGCTGGCCGGCCTGGGGGCGATCAAGCGGGTGTACCGCAGGACATAG